One genomic segment of Oncorhynchus masou masou isolate Uvic2021 chromosome 16, UVic_Omas_1.1, whole genome shotgun sequence includes these proteins:
- the LOC135557239 gene encoding uncharacterized protein C14orf132-like produces MDLSFMAAQSVMAGAFMDSPNDDDSTDHSLFNSSASVHAASMAAHDQPEREPMSRDAIWLWIAITATIGNIVVVGVVYAFTF; encoded by the coding sequence TCGGTCATGGCGGGGGCCTTCATGGACTCGCCCAATGATGACGACAGCACGGACCACTCACTTTTCAACTCCTCGGCTAGCGTCCACGCCGCCTCTATGGCGGCCCATGACCAGCCGGAGCGGGAGCCCATGTCCCGCGACGCCATTTGGCTTTGGATTGCAATCACCGCCACCATAGGGAACATTGTGGTCGTGGGAGTGGTGTACGCTTTCACTTTCTGA